The following are encoded together in the Macadamia integrifolia cultivar HAES 741 chromosome 10, SCU_Mint_v3, whole genome shotgun sequence genome:
- the LOC122090875 gene encoding TMV resistance protein N-like translates to MATTAPTVVPFSSTSSSTFQWNVFLSFRGEDTRDNFTSHLYAALVREGIQTFKDDEGLRKGELISKALEKAIKGSKISIIIFSRNYANSRWCLNELALIMEFWKKNGQKVIPVFLKGVDQLDVQHQKESFGEAFGEHEKNFDPETVERWRSTLRAAAQLSGWSSSDFRSLLPLR, encoded by the coding sequence ATGGCCACCACCGCACCCACTGTCGTCCCGTTTTCGTCAACTTCATCGTCCACGTTTCAATGGAATGTATTCTTAAGTTTCAGAGGAGAAGACACACGGGACAATTTCACATCTCACCTCTATGCTGCCCTGGTCAGGGAAGGGATCCAAACATTCAAGGATGATGAGGGACTGAGAAAAGGAGAGCTGATCTCTAAAGCACTCGAAAAGGCAATCAAGGGATCAAAAATTTCTATTATCATATTCTCGAGGAACTATGCTAATTCCAGATGGTGCCTAAACGAACTGGCCTTGATTATGGAATTTTGGAAAAAGAATGGCCAAAAGGTTATTCCAGTTTTCCTGAAGGGTGTCGATCAATTGGACGTACAGCACCAGAAGGAGAGCTTTGGAGAGGCTTTTGGAGAGCACGAAAAGAACTTCGACCCAGAGACAGTGGAAAGGTGGAGGTCAACCTTGAGAGCAGCTGCTCAACTTTCCGGATGGAGCTCAAGTGATTTTAGGTCATTACTTCCTCTTCGTTGA